A DNA window from Sediminitomix flava contains the following coding sequences:
- a CDS encoding helix-turn-helix domain-containing protein: MKELYRYIGKDITLQDSIGYSFTDKNYHDWELIKGNEINEYKDFYYQKALGSLEPTPNLFKSLIYYKNTYWLKTINIQDSSAIISIIFSPYAKHSQKYEYFERIIKLREYGTLHLEFKKLRHQAGLTQADVCRIAGLGVKEALSKFEHNGYSSEKGYNPSLKIFEGWCNAIGCYLKLKNPSPHE, translated from the coding sequence ATGAAAGAACTCTACAGATATATAGGTAAAGATATTACGCTACAAGATTCTATTGGATACAGTTTCACAGACAAGAATTACCACGATTGGGAACTAATTAAAGGAAATGAAATAAATGAATATAAAGACTTTTATTATCAGAAGGCTCTTGGATCATTAGAACCAACTCCAAACCTATTCAAAAGCCTCATCTATTATAAAAATACATACTGGCTTAAGACCATAAATATTCAAGACTCATCAGCTATCATCTCCATTATCTTTTCTCCATATGCCAAACATTCTCAAAAATATGAGTACTTCGAAAGGATCATTAAACTCAGAGAATATGGAACACTACACTTAGAGTTCAAAAAACTTAGACATCAAGCTGGATTAACCCAAGCTGACGTTTGTCGTATAGCAGGTTTAGGCGTCAAGGAAGCTTTAAGTAAATTTGAACATAACGGCTATTCTAGTGAGAAAGGATATAACCCTAGTTTAAAAATTTTTGAGGGGTGGTGTAATGCTATTGGCTGTTATTTAAAACTTAAGAATCCCTCCCCTCATGAATAA
- a CDS encoding LlaJI family restriction endonuclease: MAKGILQEAKEKGKLKFKYVGLITAKNIIISVLPKYAQNWATEEEIQLEHTKLIIASLQQYAKNYLLQLEGEEFLHEDHDLYNEAATASWLLDDFITHGLWDEQRETLVYNGDGEINWERTIELTDPIFHKGQPYYVDTITHYKERLEDSIIQQLHQWAVSYCADKYADLLGIGVMVEEKYHVEKERLGEDDYLLNIIDRELHSVFQDRSIQLLKRIKLLISHQSEQSEDLLSLFGTKKFDSIWESACKAAFKDQHILQDKIEKPVWHDTHGNDIKEARKHQPDILHEGNDFLLVLDAKYYALKRGSTSEGKETLTGQPGIADVTKQIVYQKYFEQEYNDKKILNCFLFPNLASEAEEMEYIGWVDLPILIFKEDKILNITLCPKKLFKFYLGTSSHDYISGIVSSYEELCKKVQVPLK; this comes from the coding sequence ATGGCAAAAGGTATCTTGCAAGAAGCAAAGGAAAAAGGCAAGCTAAAGTTCAAGTACGTAGGCTTAATCACTGCAAAGAATATTATCATATCTGTACTTCCCAAGTATGCTCAAAATTGGGCTACAGAAGAGGAAATACAGCTTGAACACACAAAACTTATCATTGCTTCCTTACAGCAATATGCCAAGAACTATTTACTGCAACTCGAAGGAGAAGAGTTCTTGCATGAAGACCATGATTTATACAATGAAGCGGCTACGGCTTCTTGGCTGTTAGACGATTTTATCACGCATGGACTTTGGGATGAACAGAGAGAAACCTTGGTCTATAATGGGGATGGCGAGATCAATTGGGAACGTACCATTGAACTAACTGATCCTATTTTCCACAAAGGACAACCCTATTATGTGGATACTATTACCCATTACAAAGAACGTTTGGAAGATAGCATTATCCAACAGCTCCACCAATGGGCAGTTTCCTATTGTGCCGACAAGTATGCAGACCTTTTGGGGATTGGAGTTATGGTTGAAGAAAAGTACCATGTCGAGAAAGAACGTCTTGGGGAAGATGATTATTTACTCAATATCATCGACCGAGAACTGCATTCGGTTTTTCAAGATAGAAGTATTCAACTTCTCAAACGGATAAAGCTCTTGATCAGCCATCAATCCGAACAAAGCGAAGACTTGCTCAGCTTATTTGGTACCAAGAAATTTGATAGCATTTGGGAAAGTGCATGCAAAGCGGCTTTCAAAGATCAACATATTCTTCAAGACAAAATCGAGAAACCTGTATGGCATGATACACATGGCAACGATATCAAGGAAGCTAGAAAACATCAACCCGATATTTTACATGAAGGGAATGATTTTCTATTGGTACTGGATGCTAAGTATTATGCATTAAAACGAGGCTCTACTTCTGAAGGAAAAGAAACATTGACAGGGCAACCGGGTATTGCAGATGTCACCAAACAAATTGTCTATCAAAAATATTTTGAACAAGAGTATAATGATAAAAAGATACTCAACTGTTTTCTTTTCCCTAACCTAGCATCAGAAGCTGAAGAAATGGAATACATCGGTTGGGTTGATTTACCTATTCTCATTTTCAAAGAAGATAAGATCCTAAATATTACTTTGTGCCCTAAAAAGCTGTTTAAGTTCTACTTAGGAACGAGTTCGCATGACTACATCTCTGGTATTGTATCATCATATGAAGAATTATGTAAAAAGGTCCAAGTACCTCTTAAGTAA
- a CDS encoding AAA family ATPase, whose product MLDLGERLEFWKNKLQNYYENDYKEFSFSDTTKTEIKKIYPSISFGYTTFKYQNDNQQFIIAPNQWFLIASFCQEYINELNQCKKELETYFQGNLKKYFTQDELGKMRDEKIIPNEVDNLLPKDNNGNLLRKFLTEYEWWTGKKTGGRVISRTEFYDAPILSVCNLIAASSDLVTRITKNLIGKEDLIEAIKKDAEENTINPPQNKKYENLIQSDNINEFALKVFKYFYDGEWDKLLDKTCKKVNKGYIKHSNRILNDFIRERDPNDSALPNFVRIEGTNIFFNQTWEQENPEKTLVSDNLKKYFKEEFPLYKLTDKNGEYLLLKNNIDFKHNRLVYGAPGTGKSYDLNKDSKQFGTNLTRITFYPDYTYGKFVGSYKPVSKGEDGIGYEFVPGPFLLALEKAKDQPYLLIIEEINRANAAAVFGEAFQLLDRKNGASEYGVELDPMAQTWCQKKELLDENGLLKLPSNFYIWATMNSADQGVFPLDAAFKRRWSSQFVSIDDGVNAIEAWQIEYQGTKVNWNKLRTAINEQIQASNVAEDKLIGPFFLKEEELSDEKAIKYKLLLYLKDDVARHRPSMVFNTNVCGTTFSSIQKAYDANQAIFVDPIQKIINDAKVDTDTPQANSEGEDNDQE is encoded by the coding sequence ATGCTAGATTTAGGAGAACGCTTAGAATTTTGGAAGAATAAATTACAAAACTACTATGAGAATGATTACAAAGAATTTTCATTTAGTGACACTACTAAAACTGAAATAAAAAAAATATACCCTTCAATATCCTTTGGTTATACTACCTTTAAATATCAAAATGATAATCAACAATTTATTATTGCTCCTAATCAATGGTTCCTAATTGCATCCTTCTGTCAGGAATACATTAATGAATTAAATCAATGCAAGAAGGAATTAGAAACCTACTTCCAAGGAAATTTAAAAAAATATTTCACTCAAGATGAGTTAGGCAAAATGAGGGATGAAAAAATTATCCCTAATGAAGTTGACAACTTATTACCTAAAGATAACAATGGAAATCTACTTCGTAAATTCCTAACAGAATATGAATGGTGGACAGGAAAAAAAACGGGGGGGAGGGTAATATCAAGAACAGAATTCTATGATGCACCAATTCTAAGTGTATGCAACTTAATCGCAGCATCTTCAGACCTTGTTACAAGAATCACAAAAAACCTTATTGGAAAAGAAGACTTGATAGAAGCTATTAAAAAAGATGCTGAAGAAAATACAATCAATCCACCTCAGAATAAGAAGTATGAAAATCTAATACAATCCGACAACATAAATGAATTTGCCTTAAAAGTGTTCAAATACTTTTATGATGGAGAATGGGATAAGTTATTAGATAAAACCTGTAAAAAGGTCAATAAAGGTTATATTAAACACTCAAACAGAATACTTAATGATTTTATTCGAGAACGAGATCCTAATGATAGCGCACTTCCTAATTTCGTTCGTATAGAAGGAACAAACATTTTTTTTAATCAAACATGGGAACAAGAAAACCCCGAAAAAACCCTCGTATCTGACAATCTAAAAAAATATTTTAAGGAAGAATTTCCATTATACAAACTCACAGATAAAAATGGTGAATACTTACTTCTAAAAAATAACATAGATTTTAAGCACAATCGCCTTGTTTATGGTGCTCCTGGTACAGGAAAAAGCTACGATCTAAACAAAGACAGTAAACAATTCGGCACAAACCTCACTCGTATCACTTTCTATCCAGATTATACCTATGGCAAATTTGTAGGTTCCTATAAACCTGTATCAAAAGGGGAAGACGGAATCGGTTATGAATTTGTTCCAGGTCCATTCCTTCTCGCTCTAGAAAAAGCAAAGGATCAGCCTTACCTTCTTATTATTGAAGAAATCAATCGTGCCAATGCTGCTGCTGTTTTTGGGGAAGCTTTCCAATTACTTGACCGAAAAAATGGCGCGAGTGAATATGGTGTTGAGCTAGATCCAATGGCACAAACATGGTGTCAAAAAAAAGAACTTTTGGATGAAAATGGCTTGTTAAAACTACCATCAAATTTCTATATATGGGCAACCATGAACTCTGCCGATCAAGGTGTTTTCCCATTGGATGCAGCATTCAAGAGACGTTGGAGTTCTCAGTTTGTCTCTATTGATGATGGTGTGAATGCTATTGAAGCTTGGCAAATCGAATACCAAGGCACAAAAGTGAATTGGAACAAGTTAAGAACAGCAATTAATGAACAGATACAGGCTTCCAATGTCGCAGAAGACAAATTGATTGGACCATTCTTTCTCAAAGAAGAAGAGCTATCGGATGAAAAGGCTATCAAATATAAACTCCTACTTTACCTAAAAGATGATGTAGCAAGGCATCGTCCTAGCATGGTCTTCAACACTAATGTTTGTGGGACAACTTTCTCTAGCATACAAAAAGCCTATGATGCTAATCAAGCTATCTTTGTAGATCCAATTCAGAAAATCATTAACGATGCTAAAGTAGATACAGATACACCACAAGCAAATTCAGAGGGGGAGGATAATGACCAAGAATAA